The window ccaacacaagctACTAGCCGTAGCTAATAGGTGGTGGTCGACCACATTGCTAGCCACTGCTGACCGCCCAACCTACGTGTTGGCAGTCAGCACAACCAGGTGCTAGCTGCCAGCACAGCCGCATGTTATGTCAGCTACCAATCATTATCGACGTCaagaagagggagagagggggCGGAGAGACTTACTGGAGAATCAACAGAGTGCTAAAGATTATGGATGACAACGAATCGGGTTTAAACTTGGGCCCGTATTAAGCCCATCCCGTTCGGGACAGATTTAAGTCCGGTCAAAAATATTACGGGATGGGTCTAAACCCTTTGATTGAGTTTAGAAGTGGATTCGGGGCGAGTTACGTGTTTCAATGAACCCGTCCCGTGTGTATATACatacaataataataacttattgttatcttgtattttttttttttaaacttagcaAGTTGGCAGGTCCAACCTGCTAGATTTTGAGCGGGGTCGGAACGGGACGAATTGAAAAATTAGACGGGGTAGGTTCGGGTCTATTTTTCCTGACGGGACGAGTTCTGAGATTAGTCAAACCCGATCTGAATCCGTCCCATTGCTATCCCTATTGAAAATTAGGGGAGAAGAAGCCGAAGCCACGTGTGATGAAAAGGAAAATCGGGGTAGCCTAATTCTAATAGAGCTTACCGACGAAATCTTTAAAACAATATATTATGtcctaattttaaattcaaacaaTATGATTAAACGGGGGAAAAAAGCTATAAATACCATGTTATTTCATAAAACTTTGTGAGTGTAATAACTCGGCACAAACATAAGAGGAGTTCGATGTGGCATCCGAAGAAAACATCTTCAATTATATAATGGAACCTTTAATGTAGAGGCATCTTCAAAatgttaaataaaaaagaaagttacattattgataaattaatagttaataTTAATTTGCATTTTGACTCGATCATTAAACACTTTATTTACCAGAAGAATAGATACAGAAGGCGAAAATTCAAGAAGAAATATgctaaacctttttttttttaaaaaaaacttttttttttggattaaaATGAAAATAAGGAGTGCATTTTGGACACTATTTCTCACATCACGTGACAAGCATTAGGATTCTCGTCGCTGAACATGGCCGCCGCCCGCGTCGGCGGCTGGTAGTAACCGTAATAGTTCCCCTGCATCGCCCGCGCGTCGTCGTACCCATGCTTGTAATAGTTGTACGACGAGGAGGCGGCGCCGGCGAGAGCCGGGTGGTGCTGCTGGTTCTGGTGGCTGAAGTCGTACTctgcgccgccgccgccgccgtactGGAACGGCCACAGCACGGCCCTCCGCCCCGTCCGCCGCACCGCCTTCAGCACCTTCTTCTGCTCCACGTGCCCCGTCACCGTCACCTTCTGACTCGCCATGTCGATCTCCACGCCGTCGACGCCTTCCAGTTTCTGGATCGCTTTGCGGATTTTGCTCTCGCATCCCGCACAATCCATGTGTACGCACATCTCTacaatctgtttttttttttcaaaaaaaaaaaactcatttattaATTTAACAACAACAGCTAACAGatctaattttaaagaaaagaaacagTACTATTACTCACAGTCATTTTTGaaatctttcttcctctttttttgCTGAAGTATGAATCGCTTCTCCTGTGAACGACGCAGTGTTGTTGGATTGAGCAAGTAGCAGTGGCTTTAGTGCATATTTATAGAGCGGAAGATTGCGATGCAATTATgagtacttttttaaaaaatatataattatttatttaatactTTAGCACCGACTTCGTCTCGTTCGATTCCAGCCCATCACATAGATGTCTTGTATGAGTGCCCGGGTTTTATGCGGACGTTTTTCTAGTTCAGTGGCGGACGACACGTGTCTCCGTCTTCTTTTTCCGGGAAGTAGAGGAAGCGTGGGAGGTGCTGGGCTGTTTTGTTTTCGGATTCGCTGTCATTATTCATACGcaaatttaatttatagtttTTCTTATTGGATTAACTACAAATGAAAGTTTGCCACGTTCACTGAATGCGTGTTTGCTGTTTTAAAAAACAACAGATCAAGTTACGGAATCTCGCATTGTGAGCCAGCCGCGCCGGATCCTGTCGACGGGAGCGTACGTTTGACTTGACTAACGCATACCACGTGTCATAAAGTTATTTGTTTGTACGGTGAGGTCGGCAGGGATTGGGGCAACTCTGCTATCTTTCCTGGGGCAGCAATCATAATAGGCGAAAGATTTATTGGTCTAAATTCAAGTAAAAAATTGCCATGTCATCTATGTTCGTGTTTGCTGAATGAGACGTTCGCGGTCGACGGTCTGGAGAGGCACGTGGAAGGTTGGCCCCGACCGAAAGCTATGGGTCTCCTGATGGCGCGGATTATGGGCGAGTGGTTGGCAATTGGAAAATGggatgaataaaaaaataattgaaattgagttttaagttATTAAGAAATAAGTGACGTGACataattgtttttttaatttaaatgcaTTACTTAGTAAATAATTCAATTCATGTTTCGGATGACTGAAACAATAAGACGATGATCGGATCAAACATTTATCcgtctaaatttaaaaaaaaaattatactttaaaaatatcagacggaggtattttttaaaattgatgttcaaatacttttaataatgaagtatgattttgtagcacctgaaAATTTGCAAGGGGCTAAAAAAAAGAATATCTGTGGACCAAACAGGAACAAACTGATTTTGTAGCGAATGGACAAGTAGAATTTCACCTTCTAAGCGTGCTACCGTTGCAGGAAGTCAATAGAGTCGACTCCTATGACTCGGCAAAAacactctgggagaagttcctaaagTTGCGTGAAGGAACTTTGGAAGCGAAACTTGCAAGACGCGATATGCTCAGAAACCAACTCATCAACCTTTGGCTAAAAGGAGAGTACGTCGCTTAACTGCACGTCAAACTGAAGGagttcatcaccggactcacaaatctcggagaaatAGTAACAAACCAAGATTCACAAAGGTACGCATTGAATGTTTTTCCGAGAACACCTGAATGATCCTCAATAAtagacgcctactatatttctaTGGATCTAGAGGTAAAttcattagaaagtttattttctactttagaacttTATAAATCTAGATGTGTAGAACTAAGGAACCAAATCAAAATATTGCCTTAAGGGCAAAAATGGACGAACAAGACTCTAAAGACTCTATCAACAAAGATGAAGCAGCCTtaatggtaagaaactttagtgAATATCTCAAATCTAACAAATTCAACAAGCTGCAGGATAGGAAATATGTGCGAAGTAAAAGGAAGGTAcgatgctacaattgccaagaagaagagcacatcaaggacgactgccctaaactaaagaagaaggagaaagaaaaagacaaaggGCCCAGACAAATGAAGTACAAAAACTTAAAAGCTATATAGGATGAATCGTCACCCTCTGAGTCTGAGATTGAGGTCTATACCGGACTGACACTAATGGAGGATCATCATAAGGATGAAGAAACTACCTCAGAAATGAGTATCAACGAACGGGGAGAGATGTCGAAAGAAAGCAATAACAAAGGGGAGTATCAGATAATGAAATCAttatggtaagtaaggtatgctCCCGATCTCCTGAAGagttatttgaatttattaaaatgcTTTCTAGAAacatgtacaaattagaaaaataaaaagttgAAATTAACCTCAACAAATGCATATCCCctagaaaatttttgataaattgaaaattaaaaatgataacCTAAGAGAGCAAATAGAATTACTAAGAAAGAATGATGCATGTTCGAATTTTTCAATAACTGAACAACGATAACTGATCTCAGAAGGCTATAAAAAGTCTCTGGAGTTAGGAATTATTAAATAACTTAACAACAATTTCTGTATTCATTTTCTAGCTAATATATGAGCTTTTTAAAGAGTGTAAGAGATTTCTCCATCTTCAACAAAAGAGATATTTTTAGTAGAGTTTGgcatctgtcttggattaacaaccacctaggttgtaatcaagtaaaaatcCTTTCCTTCTTACTTATTATTTTTATaacttgttatttcttttatgttaattatttttacttaattaaatcatgcatccttgcttagcaaaagCAAGAGATTATTTCtaacttatttcatgctattcaTCCTCCTCTAGCCGACTTATGTGGACCTACAACAATTTCAAACCATATAAAAATATCTATTAATATTGTGTTCATTGTTTATGTTGTAGTATTTCCTATGCTTTAATTACtaataaaaaaagatttgaaTATACATGGACAACTACCCAACATAATATATGTGTTCTTGTCTAAGATCGCTATTGGGTGAGTCAGCGAAGAGCAATTGTCATGGAGAAGGTCGTAGGTGATATGATGGCAGGGGAGACACAAAATTCCTACAAACGCTCAACAAGAGGTTAAAAGTAGGCGTTGAGGTTGGACTCGACATGACCACTCCGACACTTAAGTTAGCACAAGGGTTAGAGAAAAAGAAAAGTCATAGAGGAGAAGAGTTCGAATGTCTATTGTGCATACTTATGCCCATGGAAGCAGGTGACCTTTTAAAGGGTTGTAAGTGTGTGCTTATGTTACCCACATATGTTGCCCATGCCTTTCGAGAGAAATGACTATGTTGTCCATGCCCTCCGAGAGAAACAACTATGTTGCCCACATTATTCGAGAGAAACGATTACACAACTGAGATGATCATGTTGCTTCCTTATCCAAACACCTCCTATGTTTTTAGCAAGCCACATAGGATGTAAGCCCCAACCAGGTGTGGTTGAGCTGAAAGAGTTTATTGACCAAGTTGATGGAGTCGGGTAACCAAGTTGAAAGAGTCAAGTGACCAAACTGTCCTAACTAAGGGTGGTTGAGTTGAAGGAGTCTGCTAACCAAGCTTAAGGAGTTGCATGACCAAATTGAAGGAGTTGGGTGACCAAACTGAGGGAGTTTGATGATCGGACTGAAGGAGTCTGATGACCAAGCTGAAGGAGTTGAGTGATCGAGTTGAGAGAGTCTAGTAAACCAAACTAAAGGATTCGGGTAACTAAGCTGAAGGAGTCAAATGACCGAGTTGTCCCAACCAAGGGTGACTAATCTGAATGAGTCTGTTGACCAATTTAAAGAAGTCATATGACCGAGTTGAGGGAGTTCGATAAATCGAGCTGACGAAGTTGGATGACCGAGTTGAGGGAGTATGATAAACCGAACTCAAGGAATCAGTTAATTGAATTGAAGAGGTCGAGCTATGTTAGGTTCGcctggatcaagtttgactttTCTACTCCCTTTTGTGTTATAATTCTGCTTGACTTTTTACCCCAATTAAACTTTGGATTGACTTAAAGATGCCACGTGTATTCCTATTTACTCGACACATCAATATGTAAAATTTataattcaagaaaaaaaaaaatcataatcaatAATGAtgttaaaatagaaaaatatttctaTTAATTTGGCCTAAAATATTACATAATTCTAAAAAAGAGTTTACACATGAGTAAATGGATAAGCCATCATGCAACACGTATGTAAATATATCAGTATACAGTATTCGATTGATTGAACTATGGTTTATATTTTTACCCAAAGTTCACAATTACAATTCAATTAAGAACCATCTTTTTACTATTATTTAGGCAGAAATAGATTCAACCAAATAGACTGGAAAAGGCGtatcttaaaattttatataaatagaTATGTAATttgataaatttcaaaataaagtgTGGTATGTGGATATTTTgcaattttagatattttttttaaaaagcttttTAAACATTATTAATTTGGGCCGGTTCAGGGCGGCCCAAAAAGGCATCCCCGATAAGATATTGTCGGGTAACACATGGACGCAGAATTGACACACTTCTCGGTTCGCCATCGTGCATTGCATTTCACCAAAGTCATACCCGCCAATCACTAATGACGAACTGCGCATTATACAGACGGACCCACATACATTCTACTTCGTAAATGGAGTAAGGGTTCACAGTTCACTGAAGGCGTCATTTGCTTTCCGCGTCACTGAAAGCATCACCAACGCTCTCCGCAGCGCCGGCGATGGTGGTGCTCACCGCCTCCGCCTGCTCGACCTATCGCCTGGTGATCCGTTCGGAGGCGCACTCGGTGGAGGAGGACCCCTCCCCGACCCTCCCCAGCCGCATCGTCCTCCCTAAGAAGAAGCCAGTCAAGTGGTCCACCGGCGTCGCTCCCGGCGAGTACGGGGGCCCCCCGACAACCACCAAACTCAGGAAGTACTGGGGCGGGGGTGACGAGGATCCCGTCACCGCCACTGATGACTTCATCTGGAACAAGGAGTTTCTAGGCCGCATGCAGCAGCTCCTCGACGGAGACCAATCAAACCCTAATTCTGTTCCTTCTCTTGTAATTTCTACCTTCTT of the Zingiber officinale cultivar Zhangliang unplaced genomic scaffold, Zo_v1.1 ctg65, whole genome shotgun sequence genome contains:
- the LOC122037586 gene encoding heavy metal-associated isoprenylated plant protein 28-like, with protein sequence MTIVEMCVHMDCAGCESKIRKAIQKLEGVDGVEIDMASQKVTVTGHVEQKKVLKAVRRTGRRAVLWPFQYGGGGGAEYDFSHQNQQHHPALAGAASSSYNYYKHGYDDARAMQGNYYGYYQPPTRAAAMFSDENPNACHVM